One window of Klebsiella quasivariicola genomic DNA carries:
- the rplT gene encoding 50S ribosomal protein L20, whose amino-acid sequence MARVKRGVIARARHKKILKQAKGYYGARSRVYRVAFQAVIKAGQYAYRDRRQRKRQFRQLWIARINAAARQNGISYSKFINGLKKASVEIDRKILADIAVFDKVAFTALVEKAKAALA is encoded by the coding sequence ATGGCTCGCGTAAAACGTGGTGTAATTGCACGTGCACGTCACAAGAAAATTTTGAAACAAGCTAAAGGCTACTACGGTGCGCGTTCTCGCGTATACCGCGTTGCCTTCCAGGCTGTTATCAAAGCTGGTCAGTACGCTTACCGTGACCGTCGTCAACGTAAACGTCAGTTCCGTCAACTGTGGATTGCACGTATCAACGCAGCAGCACGTCAGAACGGTATTTCTTACAGCAAATTCATCAACGGCCTGAAAAAAGCCTCTGTTGAAATCGACCGTAAGATCCTGGCTGACATCGCTGTATTCGACAAAGTAGCGTTCACCGCTCTGGTCGAAAAAGCGAAAGCAGCTCTGGCATAA
- the pheM gene encoding pheST operon leader peptide PheM, producing MNAAIFRFFFYFST from the coding sequence ATGAATGCTGCTATTTTCCGCTTCTTTTTTTACTTTAGCACCTGA
- the pheS gene encoding phenylalanine--tRNA ligase subunit alpha, with amino-acid sequence MSHLAELVASAKAAINEASDVAALDNVRVEYLGKKGHLTLQMTTLRELPPEERPAAGAVINEAKEQVQQALNARKAELEGAALNARLAAETIDVSLPGRRIENGGLHPVTRTIDRIESFFGELGFTVATGPEIEDDYHNFDALNIPGHHPARADHDTFWFDATRLLRTQTSGVQIRTMENQQPPIRIIAPGRVYRNDYDQTHTPMFHQMEGLIVDKNISFTNLKGTLHDFLNNFFEEDLQVRFRPSYFPFTEPSAEVDVMGKNGKWLEVLGCGMVHPNVLRNVGIDPEVYSGFAFGMGMERLTMLRYGVTDLRAFFENDLRFLKQFK; translated from the coding sequence ATGTCACATCTCGCAGAGCTGGTTGCCAGTGCCAAGGCAGCCATTAACGAGGCATCAGATGTTGCTGCGCTGGACAACGTCCGCGTGGAATACCTGGGTAAAAAAGGGCATCTGACCCTGCAAATGACCACCCTGCGCGAGTTACCGCCGGAAGAGCGTCCGGCAGCCGGTGCGGTCATCAACGAAGCGAAAGAGCAGGTGCAGCAGGCGCTGAACGCGCGCAAAGCTGAACTGGAAGGCGCGGCGCTGAACGCCCGTCTGGCCGCAGAGACCATTGACGTCTCGCTGCCGGGTCGTCGCATCGAAAATGGCGGCCTGCATCCGGTCACCCGCACCATCGACCGTATTGAAAGTTTCTTCGGTGAGCTCGGCTTTACCGTGGCGACGGGCCCGGAAATCGAGGATGATTACCACAACTTCGATGCGCTGAATATTCCGGGTCACCATCCGGCACGCGCTGACCACGACACTTTCTGGTTCGATGCCACTCGCCTGCTGCGCACCCAGACTTCCGGCGTGCAGATCCGCACCATGGAAAACCAGCAGCCGCCTATTCGTATTATCGCGCCGGGCCGCGTCTATCGTAACGACTACGATCAGACCCACACCCCGATGTTCCATCAGATGGAAGGCCTGATCGTTGATAAAAATATCAGCTTCACCAACCTGAAAGGGACGCTGCACGACTTCCTGAACAACTTCTTTGAAGAAGATCTGCAGGTGCGCTTCCGTCCGTCCTACTTCCCGTTCACCGAGCCGTCCGCGGAAGTTGACGTGATGGGTAAAAACGGTAAATGGCTGGAAGTGCTGGGCTGCGGGATGGTACACCCGAACGTGCTGCGTAACGTGGGTATCGACCCGGAAGTCTACTCCGGCTTTGCCTTCGGCATGGGCATGGAGCGTTTGACCATGCTGCGCTATGGCGTCACCGATCTGCGCGCGTTCTTCGAAAACGATCTGCGTTTCCTCAAACAGTTTAAATAA
- the pheT gene encoding phenylalanine--tRNA ligase subunit beta — MKFSELWLREWVNPAIDSEALSDQITMAGLEVDGVEPVAGSFNGVVVGEVVECGQHPNADKLRVTKVNVGGERLLDIVCGAPNCRQGLKVAVATIGAVLPGDFKIKAAKLRGEPSEGMLCSFSELGISDDHSGIIELPADAPIGTDIREYLKLDDNTIEISVTPNRADCLGIIGVARDVAVLNKAPLNAPEITPVAATINDVLPIQVDAPQACPRYLGRVVKGINVKAPTPLWMKEKLRRCGIRSIDAVVDITNYVLLELGQPMHAFDRDRIEGGIVVRMAKEGETLVLLDGSEAKLDSDTLVIADHNKALAMGGIFGGEHSGVNGETQNVLLESAFFSPLSITGRARRHGLHTDASHRYERGVDPALQYKALERATRLLIDLCGGEAGPVIDVTSKEHLPTRATITLRRSKLDRLIGHHIDDAQVTDILQRLGCEVTVGEGEWQAVAPSWRFDMEIEEDLVEEVARVYGYNNIPDEPVQAGLIMGTHREADLSLKRVKTLLNDKGYQEVITYSFVDPKVQQLIHAGEEALILPSPISSEMSAMRLSLWTGLLGTVVYNQNRQQNRVRIFESGLRFVPDTNAPLGIRQDVMLAGAICGNRYEEHWTLAKETVDFYDLKGDLEAVLDLTGKLADIEFRAEAITALHPGQSAAIYLKGERIGFIGVVHPELERKLDLNGRTLVFELEWNKLADRVVPQARDISRFPANRRDIAVLVAENVAAADVLAECKKVGVNQVVGVNLFDVYRGKGVAEGYKSLAISLILQDTSRTLEEEEIAATVARCVEALKERFQASLRD, encoded by the coding sequence ATGAAATTCAGTGAACTGTGGTTACGCGAATGGGTTAACCCGGCGATCGACAGCGAAGCGCTTTCCGATCAGATCACCATGGCTGGCCTCGAAGTGGACGGCGTTGAGCCGGTTGCCGGTAGCTTCAACGGCGTCGTTGTCGGTGAAGTGGTGGAGTGCGGCCAGCATCCGAATGCTGACAAACTGCGGGTTACCAAAGTCAATGTCGGCGGTGAGCGTCTGCTGGATATCGTCTGCGGCGCGCCAAACTGCCGTCAGGGGCTGAAAGTCGCTGTAGCCACCATCGGCGCCGTGCTGCCGGGCGATTTTAAAATTAAGGCCGCGAAGCTGCGCGGTGAGCCGTCTGAAGGGATGCTGTGCTCCTTCTCCGAGCTGGGGATTTCCGACGACCATAGCGGGATTATCGAGCTGCCGGCCGATGCGCCGATCGGCACTGATATCCGCGAATACCTCAAGCTTGACGATAACACCATCGAAATCAGCGTTACCCCGAACCGTGCCGACTGCCTGGGCATCATCGGCGTCGCGCGCGACGTGGCTGTGCTGAACAAAGCGCCGCTGAACGCGCCGGAAATTACCCCGGTTGCCGCGACCATCAATGATGTGTTGCCGATTCAGGTTGATGCCCCGCAGGCGTGCCCGCGCTATCTCGGCCGCGTCGTGAAAGGCATCAACGTCAAAGCGCCGACGCCGTTGTGGATGAAAGAGAAACTGCGCCGCTGCGGCATCCGCTCCATCGACGCGGTGGTTGATATCACCAACTATGTGCTGCTTGAGCTGGGTCAGCCGATGCACGCCTTTGACCGCGATCGCATTGAAGGCGGGATCGTGGTGCGTATGGCGAAAGAGGGCGAAACCCTGGTGCTGCTGGATGGCTCCGAGGCTAAGCTTGACAGCGATACCCTGGTCATTGCTGACCATAATAAAGCGCTGGCGATGGGTGGGATCTTCGGCGGGGAACACTCCGGCGTGAACGGCGAAACACAAAATGTGCTGCTGGAGTCCGCCTTTTTCAGCCCGCTGTCTATTACCGGTCGCGCGCGTCGTCATGGCCTGCATACTGATGCCTCTCATCGCTATGAGCGTGGCGTCGATCCGGCGCTGCAGTATAAAGCGCTGGAGCGCGCCACTCGTCTGCTGATTGACCTCTGCGGCGGCGAAGCCGGCCCGGTAATCGACGTTACCAGCAAAGAGCATCTGCCAACACGTGCCACCATTACGCTGCGTCGCAGCAAGCTGGATCGCCTGATTGGCCATCATATCGACGACGCGCAGGTTACTGACATTCTGCAGCGCCTCGGCTGCGAAGTGACCGTTGGCGAGGGCGAATGGCAGGCGGTCGCGCCGAGCTGGCGTTTCGATATGGAGATCGAAGAAGATCTGGTTGAGGAAGTGGCTCGCGTTTACGGCTACAACAACATTCCCGATGAGCCGGTGCAAGCAGGCCTGATCATGGGGACTCACCGTGAAGCGGATCTGTCGCTGAAGCGCGTGAAAACGCTGCTGAATGACAAAGGCTATCAGGAAGTCATCACCTACAGCTTCGTCGACCCGAAAGTCCAGCAGCTGATCCACGCCGGTGAAGAGGCGCTGATCCTGCCAAGCCCGATCTCCAGCGAAATGTCGGCGATGCGCTTGTCGCTGTGGACCGGCCTGCTGGGAACCGTGGTCTACAACCAAAACCGTCAGCAGAACCGCGTGCGCATCTTTGAGAGCGGGTTGCGTTTTGTGCCAGACACCAATGCGCCGCTGGGCATTCGTCAGGATGTAATGCTGGCCGGGGCGATTTGCGGCAACCGCTACGAAGAGCACTGGACACTGGCGAAAGAGACGGTCGATTTCTATGATCTGAAGGGCGATCTGGAAGCCGTACTGGATTTAACCGGTAAATTAGCCGACATCGAATTCCGTGCCGAAGCGATCACCGCGCTGCATCCGGGACAATCCGCCGCGATTTATCTTAAAGGTGAACGTATTGGTTTCATTGGGGTTGTTCATCCGGAGCTGGAACGTAAACTGGATCTGAACGGTCGCACTCTGGTGTTCGAACTGGAGTGGAACAAGCTCGCAGACCGCGTGGTGCCTCAGGCGCGCGATATTTCCCGCTTCCCGGCGAACCGTCGCGACATCGCGGTGCTGGTCGCGGAAAACGTGGCTGCCGCCGATGTTTTAGCCGAATGTAAGAAAGTTGGCGTAAATCAGGTAGTTGGCGTAAACTTATTTGACGTGTACCGTGGTAAGGGTGTGGCGGAAGGGTATAAGAGCCTTGCGATTAGCCTGATCCTGCAGGATACCAGCCGTACACTCGAAGAAGAGGAGATTGCCGCTACCGTTGCCAGATGTGTAGAGGCATTAAAAGAGCGATTCCAGGCATCATTGAGGGATTGA
- the ihfA gene encoding integration host factor subunit alpha, whose amino-acid sequence MALTKAEMSEYLFDKLGLSKRDAKELVELFFEEIRRALENGEQVKLSGFGNFDLRDKNQRPGRNPKTGEDIPITARRVVTFRPGQKLKSRVENASPKDK is encoded by the coding sequence ATGGCGCTTACAAAAGCTGAAATGTCAGAATATCTGTTTGATAAGCTTGGGCTTAGCAAGCGGGATGCCAAAGAACTGGTCGAGTTGTTTTTCGAAGAGATCCGTCGTGCTCTGGAAAACGGAGAACAGGTCAAACTCTCCGGGTTCGGCAACTTCGATTTGCGGGATAAGAACCAACGCCCGGGACGTAACCCGAAGACGGGGGAGGATATTCCCATTACAGCCCGGCGCGTGGTGACCTTCAGACCCGGTCAGAAACTGAAAAGCCGTGTCGAAAACGCGTCGCCTAAAGACAAATAA
- a CDS encoding RidA family protein: protein MTIIRNNPQPRLSASVAYGDLLFLSGQTPKSNEDDIVLQTREVLEKIDALLAAAGSDKQHILSAQIWLKNIERDFAAFNEVWVQWMPEGHSPARAAVQAEMARPEILVEIMLTAVKA from the coding sequence ATGACCATTATTCGCAATAATCCACAACCTCGCCTTTCCGCCAGCGTTGCGTATGGCGATCTGCTGTTCCTCTCCGGACAGACGCCGAAAAGCAATGAAGACGATATCGTTTTACAAACCCGCGAAGTGCTGGAGAAGATCGACGCGCTGCTGGCGGCAGCCGGGAGCGATAAGCAGCACATTCTCTCCGCGCAAATCTGGCTGAAAAATATCGAACGTGATTTCGCCGCGTTCAATGAGGTGTGGGTGCAGTGGATGCCGGAAGGCCATAGTCCGGCGCGAGCGGCCGTGCAGGCGGAGATGGCGCGACCGGAAATCCTGGTGGAGATCATGCTCACCGCCGTCAAAGCGTAG
- a CDS encoding D-amino acid dehydrogenase: protein MNKRIVIIGGGVVGLATAWELIKRGHQVQLLERNAEPGSATSFANGGQLSYRYVAPLADSGVPLQGMKWMGKADSPLNMRLRMSFQQWRWLLQFLRACNSQTNKMNGDHILRLSLLSRQVMQAWRDEDNLADFHWRRSGKLIIHRRAYDFNKAAKGIDPQYQQALNADGCLRLEPALRHISPSLQGGIYSPGDETADCHQFCLALLDKLNASSNFSLLTHCEVQRLNKRGGCISSLETSHGTITGDDYVVAAGNGSGPLLGHLGVRVPLCALKGYSLTLPYPEKAGIAPDISVTDYGHKIVYARLGQQLRIAAMVDIGYDGDELRESRIQALKNIVARSFPELEGLDKAEAWTGMRPSTPAGPPMLGRAGYPNLWMNLGQGSLGFTLAAGSAVVLGALIDNQAPTISLEGLTWKQTA, encoded by the coding sequence ATGAACAAACGCATTGTCATTATCGGCGGCGGCGTGGTCGGTCTGGCCACAGCCTGGGAACTGATCAAGCGCGGGCATCAGGTGCAATTACTGGAGCGCAATGCCGAACCGGGCAGCGCCACCAGTTTTGCCAACGGCGGACAATTAAGTTACCGCTACGTCGCCCCCCTTGCTGATAGCGGCGTTCCCCTGCAGGGAATGAAATGGATGGGCAAAGCCGATTCGCCGCTGAATATGCGTCTTAGAATGTCTTTCCAGCAGTGGCGCTGGCTGCTGCAGTTCCTGCGCGCCTGTAATAGCCAGACCAATAAAATGAATGGCGACCATATATTGCGCCTGTCATTGCTCAGCCGTCAGGTTATGCAGGCGTGGCGGGATGAGGATAATCTTGCCGATTTCCACTGGCGGCGCAGCGGTAAATTAATTATCCACCGTCGGGCATATGATTTTAATAAAGCGGCAAAAGGCATAGACCCTCAGTATCAGCAGGCGCTGAATGCTGACGGTTGCCTGCGGCTGGAGCCGGCGCTCAGACATATCAGCCCTTCACTACAGGGCGGAATTTATTCGCCGGGCGATGAAACAGCGGATTGCCATCAGTTTTGCCTTGCCCTGCTTGATAAGCTCAATGCCAGCAGCAACTTTAGCCTGCTCACCCACTGTGAGGTGCAACGGCTTAATAAGCGCGGCGGATGCATCAGCTCACTGGAAACCAGCCACGGGACCATCACCGGCGATGATTATGTCGTTGCCGCCGGTAACGGCAGTGGTCCTCTGCTTGGGCATCTGGGGGTTCGCGTGCCGCTGTGCGCCCTGAAGGGGTACAGCCTGACCCTGCCCTATCCTGAAAAAGCAGGTATTGCCCCTGACATCAGCGTCACCGACTACGGGCACAAAATCGTGTATGCCCGCCTTGGCCAACAACTGCGCATCGCGGCGATGGTGGACATCGGCTACGACGGCGACGAACTGCGCGAGAGCCGCATTCAGGCACTGAAAAACATCGTCGCCCGCAGCTTTCCCGAACTCGAAGGGCTGGACAAGGCCGAAGCCTGGACCGGCATGCGCCCGTCAACACCAGCAGGCCCGCCGATGCTGGGGCGCGCCGGATACCCCAATCTGTGGATGAACCTCGGCCAGGGTAGTCTCGGCTTTACCCTCGCCGCCGGCAGCGCGGTGGTGCTGGGCGCGTTAATCGACAATCAGGCACCCACTATTTCTTTAGAAGGTCTCACATGGAAACAAACCGCATGA
- a CDS encoding LysR family transcriptional regulator, with translation MKLRHLEIFHAVMTCGSLSRAAEALNISQPAASKALKSAEMKLGFTLFQRVRGKLLPTSEAITLFEKAQSIYQDLDNLRLLADNLARDPRAKITLGCLPSLGLSLVPELVTDFYQQNSNLVMTLTTEHTETLVRKLDLREIDLALTLQPVQQGEILTTLIAEVPLVYIDRHYRQGAVDISQIDQQRWISPGPHSLSAAIATRRDFSTTRLNVQTYYMATEFVKRGMGCSITDIFSAQHNLAPEMIHPITPPIAINLCLLRRADVSLSPMAQKFVDFLCQRLRQQLKTINLRLYPDHKKSIAPLG, from the coding sequence CAGCGGCCAGCAAAGCGTTAAAAAGCGCCGAAATGAAGCTGGGTTTTACCCTCTTTCAGCGGGTGCGCGGCAAGCTGCTGCCGACCAGCGAGGCGATCACACTTTTCGAAAAAGCGCAGAGCATTTATCAGGACCTCGACAACCTGCGCCTGCTGGCCGATAACCTGGCCCGCGATCCGCGCGCCAAAATCACCTTAGGCTGCCTGCCAAGTCTGGGATTAAGCCTGGTGCCAGAGCTGGTAACCGATTTTTATCAGCAAAACAGCAATCTGGTGATGACCCTGACCACCGAGCACACCGAGACGCTGGTCAGGAAACTGGATTTACGCGAGATAGATTTAGCGCTGACGCTGCAGCCGGTGCAGCAGGGGGAGATCCTTACTACCCTGATTGCCGAAGTACCGCTGGTGTACATCGACCGTCATTATCGTCAGGGGGCAGTGGATATCAGCCAGATCGATCAGCAACGCTGGATCTCACCGGGGCCGCACTCCCTTTCTGCCGCCATCGCCACCCGTCGCGACTTTTCCACCACCCGGCTAAACGTCCAGACCTACTATATGGCCACCGAGTTCGTGAAGCGTGGCATGGGCTGCAGTATCACCGATATCTTTTCCGCCCAGCACAATCTCGCACCGGAGATGATCCATCCCATTACGCCGCCAATTGCTATTAACCTCTGCCTGCTGCGCCGGGCCGATGTTTCCTTGAGCCCGATGGCGCAAAAATTTGTCGATTTTCTCTGCCAGCGGCTACGTCAGCAGCTCAAAACGATTAACCTGCGGTTATACCCTGACCATAAAAAGTCAATTGCGCCACTGGGGTAA